The Glycine max cultivar Williams 82 chromosome 12, Glycine_max_v4.0, whole genome shotgun sequence genome window below encodes:
- the LOC100786351 gene encoding transcription factor LHW, with amino-acid sequence MGFSLKEALRTLCSRNRWSYAVFWKIGCNNSKLLIWEDYYYEPLPSPFPPRTVGRSNFPYQDGEGCWFSSESQLGIQEEDRVRVLINKMMVNNSVSIAGEGIVGRAAFTGNYQWILLNNFTRDAYPPEVYPELHYQFSAGMQTVAVIPVLPHGVVQLGSFSPIMEDIGFVNDVKNFILQLGCVPGALLSEDYSAKVSNEKFAGPVTVDPPVITSNCTPSVANGSNQLTNSPLASRPVAQPPHPLRGGINNYQGSLLTPQAYNPNQVFDGICQPKAHSMIKTNVCGQPKKTIVEAEAKVIPTNFDSCLQQHSVYNARSAFNELSSFNQSNLSDGSLKYMEQQTSGVGRQSQVIPNVNPSSALNMPRLKIDGGKILEQNQSSSDSSLLGGIPICSGSNLLRTNMINCSLSNPPKVSTNTSDFSGMYKVGFGLQSNNTTTNAVLCSVPNFTNQSVSNHMNLEGSGQKSLSIDLKQVWDAFASTDQRIDDDLLQAALKIPSLHLEEHVPMGDHISGFVQDCLSKDLTSQHMMKMNVKHAEADAQLPSGDDLFDVLGVDLKRRLLNGNRNELLATDSDAITEHLDKKATHMNLQGVGPNNSYSVNEAISESGIFSGTDTDHLLDAVVLKAQSAAKQNSDEMSCRTTLTRISTASIPSPVCKQVMPDHVAPRGLFDFPKTGVKTASAETSSLRSGCSKDDAGNCSQTTSIYGSKLSSWVENSSNFKRESSVSTGYSKRPDEVCKSNRKRLKPGENPRPRPKDRQMIQDRVKELREIVPNGAKCSIDALLEKTIKHMLFLQSVTKHADKLKQTGESKIVSKEGGLLLKDNFEGGATWAYEVGAQSMVCPIIVEDLNPPRQMLVEMLCEECGFFLEIADLIRGLGLTILKGVMEARNDKIWARFAVEANRDVTRMEIFMSLVRLLDQTMKGGASSSNAIDNNMMLYHSFPQATQIPATGRPSSLQ; translated from the exons ATGGGGTTTTCGCTCAAAGAGGCTTTGAGGACTCTGTGCTCAAGGAATCGCTGGTCTTATGCCGTGTTCTGGAAGATCGGTTGTAATAATTCCAA GTTGTTAATCTGGGAAGATTACTACTACGAACCCTTGCCCTCTCCTTTCCCTCCACGAACTGTTGGGAGGTCTAATTTTCCTTACCAAGATGGGGAAGGATGTTGGTTTTCTTCTGAGTCTCAGCTAGGGATTCAGGAGGAGGACAGAGTCCGTGTATTGATCAACAAAATGATGGTGAATAATTCAGTCAGTATTGCTGGAGAAGG GATAGTTGGACGGGCAGCATTTACAGGAAACTATCAGTGGATTCTTTTGAACAATTTCACTAGAGATGCTTATCCACCAGAG GTATATCCTGAGTTGCATTACCAATTTTCAGCTGGAATGCAG ACGGTGGCAGTTATTCCTGTGCTTCCCCATGGGGTTGTTCAACTAGGTTCTTTCTCGCCG ATAATGGAAGATATAGGATTTGTGAATGATGTAAAGAACTTTATCTTGCAATTGGGATGTGTACCTGGTGCCCTTCTATCTGAAGACTATTCAGCAAAAGTTTCTAATGAAAAATTCGCTGGACCTGTGACCGTTGATCCACCTGTCATTACTTCAAACTGCACTCCCTCGGTAGCTAATGGTTCCAACCAACTTACTAATTCTCCTCTTGCTTCAAGGCCTGTTGCTCAGCCACCTCATCCTCTAAGGGGAGGAATAAATAATTACCAGGGTTCTTTATTGACACCTCAAGCCTATAACCCGAACCAGGTATTTGATGGCATTTGCCAACCAAAGGCTCATTCAATGATCAAAACAAATGTCTGTGGCCAACCAAAGAAGACCATTGTTGAGGCTGAAGCTAAGGTGATACCTACAAATTTTGATTCATGTCTGCAACAACATTCTGTTTATAATGCTAGATCTGCATTCAATGAGTTATCTAGTTTCAATCAATCAAATCTGAGTGACGGCAGCCTTAAATATATGGAACAACAAACATCAGGTGTTGGGAGACAGAGTCAAGTTATTCCTAACGTGAATCCATCAAGTGCCTTAAATATGCCTCGGCTGAAAATCGATGGAGGTAAAATTCTTGAACAGAATCAGAGTTCTAGTGACAGTTCACTACTCGGAGGAATCCCAATATGTAGTGGGAGTAATCTTTTGAGGACAAATATGATTAACTGCTCACTTTCAAATCCTCCCAAAGTATCCACTAACACTTCTGATTTTTCTGGAATGTACAAGGTTGGGTTTGGACTCCAAAGTAACAATACAACAACTAATGCTGTGCTTTGTTCTGTGCCTAATTTCACTAATCAATCAGTTAGCAATCACATGAATCTAGAAGGCTCTGGTCAGAAAAGTCTTTCCATTGATTTAAAGCAAGTGTGGGATGCCTTTGCGTCAACTGATCAAAGGATAGATGATGATTTGCTTCAGGCCGCCCTTAAGATTCCATCTCTTCATCTGGAGGAGCATGTGCCTATGGGTGATCACATCTCTGGTTTTGTTCAAGATTGCCTCAGTAAAGATCTTACTAGTCAACATATGATGAAAATGAATGTTAAGCATGCAGAAGCCGATGCTCAACTTCCATCAGGTGATGACCTCTTCGATGTTTTGGGCGTGGATTTGAAAAGGAGACTACTCAATGGAAACCGGAATGAGTTGCTTGCCACTGATTCAGATGCCATCACAGAACATCTAGATAAAAAGGCAACACACATGAATTTGCAAGGTGTAGGTCCTAATAATAGTTATTCAGTTAATGAAGCTATATCAGAAAGTGGCATCTTCTCTGGAACGGACACAGACCACCTTTTAGATGCTGTGGTTTTAAAAGCTCAATCTGCTGCAAAACAGAATTCTGATGAAATGTCATGCAGGACAACATTGACAAGGATTAGTACCGCCTCAATTCCTTCTCCTGTCTGCAAGCAAGTTATGCCTGATCATGTTGCCCCGAGGGGATTGTTTGATTTTCCTAAGACCGGAGTTAAAACAGCTTCTGCAGAAACAAGTTCTCTTAGGTCTGGGTGTAGCAAGGATGATGCTGGAAACTGCTCTCAAACTACTTCCATATATGGGTCTAAGCTTAGTTCATGGGTTGAGAATAGTAGTAATTTTAAACGTGAAAGCAGTGTTTCAACTGGATACTCCAAGCGACCAGATGAAGTTTGCAAATCAAATCGTAAAAGACTTAAACCAGGAGAGAACCCTAGGCCTAGGCCTAAAGATCGCCAAATGATTCAAGATCGTGTGAAAGAGTTGCGGGAAATTGTGCCAAATGGAGCAAAA TGTAGCATAGATGCACTTCTGGAAAAGACCATCAAGCATATGCTTTTCCTGCAAAGTGTAACAAAGCATGCTGACAAGCTGAAACAGACAGGGGAATCTAAG ATTGTCAGTAAAGAAGGTGGATTGCTATTAAAAGATAACTTTGAGGGAGGGGCTACATGGGCATATGAGGTTGGTGCACAATCAATGGTTTGTCCAATCATTGTTGAGGATCTCAATCCTCCTCGTCAGATGCTAGTAGAG ATGCTTTGTGAGGAATGCGGTTTCTTTCTGGAAATAGCTGACTTAATCAGAGGATTAGGTTTAACCATCTTGAAGGGAGTCATGGAAGCTCGCAATGACAAGATCTGGGCACGCTTTGCTGTTGAG GCAAACAGGGATGTAACCAGGATGGAAATATTTATGTCACTGGTTCGTCTTTTGGATCAAACGATGAAGGGTGGTGCATCTTCGTCGAATGCAATTGATAACAACATGATGCTGTATCATTCTTTCCCACAAGCTACCCAGATACCAGCAACTGGCAGGCCTAGTAGTTTGCAATGA
- the ALMT23 gene encoding aluminum-activated malate transporter 2: protein MASPNTNQEKAGVLGRVLALPKVVKGKVLSICRLTKEIAQDDPRKVIHSLKVGLAISLVSLFYYYQPLYENFGLSAMWAVMTVVVVFEYTVGATLGKGLNRTIATLAAGALGVGAHYLASLSGATGEPILIGAFVFVQAAIASFIRFFPKVKARYDYGMLIFILTFSLISVSGFREVEVLEMAHKRLSTIFIGGSACVMISIFVCPVWAGEEFHYSIAHKLEILGYFLEAFVRVYFTMSKEGESEDNKGDSKDKSFLEGYKTVLNSKSVDDSLANFAKWEPGHGKFRFRHPWDLYLKVGALSRQCAYRMEALDAHINSDIQGSQEMRSTIQEQCSEMCLEASQAFKELGSSIRTMTMPSSSDTHVANAKAAVKSLKTLLQSSSWKETDLLSLIPAATVASLLIDIVEFTEKIADSVNNLATLTHFEVVDTDKSSTKAQQPSQSSPHCECVEPGPKTDSLQLVILIEDSALAVSDSEKSNRV from the exons ATGGCATCTCCAAACACAAACCAGGAGAAAGCAGGGGTGCTAGGTCGAGTATTGGCCTTGCCAAAAGTTGTTAAGGGGAAGGTGTTGAGCATTTGTAGGTTAACAAAGGAGATAGCACAAGATGATCCTAGAAAAGTGATTCATTCACTAAAAGTAGGACTTGCAATCTCACTGGTTTCTCTATTCTACTACTATCAACCACTATATGAGAATTTTGGTCTTTCAGCAATGTGGGCTGTGATGACTGTAGTGGTGGTTTTTGAGTATACAGTCG GAGCCACTCTAGGAAAAGGTTTGAATAGGACAATTGCAACATTGGCTGCTGGTGCTCTTGGTGTTGGGGCTCATTACTTAGCTAGCCTATCGGGTGCAACAGGGGAACCTATATTGATTGGAGCGTTTGTCTTCGTGcaag CTGCCATAGCATCATTCATAAGGTTTTTTCCGAAAGTGAAAGCAAGATATGACTATGGGATGCTTATATTCATCTTGACATTCTCTTTGATATCCGTGTCTGGTTTTCGAGAGGTTGAAGTGTTGGAAATGGCACACAAGAGGCTATCAACCATATTCATAGGGGGTTCTGCTTGTGTGATGATTTCCATTTTTGTTTGCCCTGTGTGGGCTGGTGAAGAATTCCACTATTCCATTGCTCACAAGTTGGAAATACTTGGCTATTTCTTGGAAG cTTTTGTACGTGTATACTTCACGATGTCAAAAGAAGGAGAATCTGAAGACAACAAAGGAGATTCTAAAGACAAGTCGTTTTTAGAAGGCTATAAAACGGTTCTCAATTCCAAAAGTGTTGATGACTCTCTG GCCAATTTTGCAAAATGGGAGCCAGGTCATGGCAAGTTTAGATTTCGTCATCCTTGGGACCTATACCTCAAAGTTGGTGCTCTTTCTCGCCAATGTGCATATCGAATGGAAGCTCTAGATGCACACATCAACTCTGATATCCAA GGGTCCCAAGAAATGCGTTCCACCATCCAAGAGCAATGCTCAGAAATGTGTTTGGAAGCTAGCCAGGCCTTTAAGGAACTAGGATCATCAATCAGAACAATGACCATGCCATCATCTTCAGACACACATGTTGCAAACGCAAAAGCTGCAGTGAAGAGCCTCAAGACATTGCTCCAATCAAGTTCATGGAAAGAAACAGACCTTTTATCACTCATACCAGCTGCAACAGTGGCTTCACTACTGATTGATATAGTCGAATTCACGGAAAAAATAGCAGATTCAGTTAATAATCTTGCAACCCTCACACATTTTGAAGTTGTAGATACAGATAAATCCTCAACAAAAGCGCAACAACCATCACAATCATCTCCACACTGTGAATGTGTTGAACCGGGTCCCAAGACTGATAGCCTCCAACTCGTTATTCTAATTGAGGACTCAGCGCTAGCTGTGTCAGATAGTGAAAAATCGAACAGAGTTTGA